CCAGTGGCATATTCATCAAATACtagtacatgtgtatgtataaagCTGATTATTACTGGTAACACATTAGTGTATATCCTTTTattactctgtgtgtttgtcagagttACCGTGGGATCAGCCCACCGAGAGCTGTCAGGAATATTCAGACTGGGTCCAAAAGAAAACTTATCTACCTCCATGGAAGAAAATACAACCACTGCCTCTAAGTAAGTTCTAAATGATTgaagtttttgtttctttatgtcaTCGTTAcataaaacctgtgtttttccaGGTTTGTTGTCAAAGTTACTGCTGTCCAGTCCAGACACACGCGCCTCCATCTCAGACGTACAGAAAGACCGCTGGTTTACTCAAGGCAAGTTTGAGTCTGTGCAAACTCGTCCAGTTACTCTTCACTTCTAGGTTTTTCATCAGTAAACTGACTTTTGGGATTCAGGTGTAAAACAAGCATCGTCATCAGGAGGAAACAAACTTCTGCGAGCAGATGTGGGACTGAACTCCAGAGCCAACAGGTCAGACCTTCATGTCCTTGTTTTgaatgattattgttattttaaatcaaagctgtatttatttgttttcctgctgacTCCACAGTGATGATAAGATGCAGTTTTCCAGCTCTCAGCCTGACCTTGCAGCCGGGGCCTGGGAAGCCATGCTGTTAATCAGTCAGACCGACGGTCAGGTCAGCTTCTCCCAGCCGACCAAGCCCGAGCACATGCTGCTGGGCAGTCAGCTGCTCGGCACGCCAGGAGCCAGTCAGGTCATTCTCATGTTCTCTGGGTTTTTACTGTCAAACATCAATtccatgtgtttcatgtgttcaccgcCTCTCTCACTCCTCGTGTAGTCACCGTGGCAGAGATTAGTGCGGAGAATGACGCGTTTCTTCACTGCTGTGAACGCTGACGCATCGTTATCCGCTCTGAAAGACGTCTGCGACGGCCTCGCACTCGGCTTCAAACTCAACTGCACCAAACAGGTACGTCTGTAATCTAAGTTTAATCTTTGAATCCACACTCCGCTGCTCCAGACACGCCTGCCGTCCACAATATCTCTGTTTTACGGccttaaaaacaacagtgtgtaaACTCTTTATTTATCAGATTCATTAGTACGTCTTATAGCATTAGTTCTTCTTGAGGGCCATTTAATAACGGAGGTCACATGttctcaccgtgtgtgtgtgcgtgcgtgtgtgcgtggcttttctcccactgttctaaaacatgcaggtttgTGGATTAGGTCAACTGGACActtgaatgtgagagtggacggttgtttgcctctgtgtttttgtttagcGTATGTTGGCGTGATGATATGAAGTAAATGAATATGACGTGTGTGACAGACGTGAAGAGTAAAGTTCATTTTTACCTGCGTTCTCCATGTTTAAAACACAAGCCTCCTCCTGACTTAGTTTAATGCGGCGCCCTCTGCTGTGCAGGTGACGCTGAGCACGCTCGACAAGCGCAACAACAAACTCATCTTTAAAGTCCATCTGCTGGAGATGAATCACAGAGTGCTGCTGGACTTCAGGCTGTCAAAGGTCAGTTCAAGTGTGttgtccagtccagtccagtccagtcccaTCATCTGATGTCcttcaaacattttaaagagcGGCAGAGGTGAGACTCTGCAGCAGAGGTGAGAGGTGAGACTCTGCAGCAGAGGTGAGAGGTGAGACACTGCAGCAGAGGTGAGAGGTGAGACACTGCAGCAGAGGTGAGAGGTGAGACTCTGCAGCAGAGGTGAGACTCTGCAGAGgaacaacaataaaagataTTGACATGAAAACTAAATCATTctttgaaacacaaaacaatagaaaacaatttcacagtgagaggaaatgaaatggTGACTATTGAACATTTGCGATTTaggagaaatattttttttttgtggttatgATAAACGTCACCAAAACTTCCAATAAAtgcacatgtctgtgtttccaggGTGACGGTCTGGAGTTCAAACGTCTCTTTGTGAAGATCAAACAGAAGCTCGGTGACATCATCAGCACTCAGAAGATTCTACATCCCATCGTATGAGCAGCCGTGGAGAgagaaactgtaaatatttAGCTGTtatatttgtgtgcgtgtgtcatgtgaccatgaCTTTTCTCCGTGAACATTAACACACGGAACCATTAGATAAAACTGAACATGAAGTGATGACAGCTCAGACAACATCTTAATACATTATAACAGAGgctttatgaatgaatgaatgaatgaactttattcattacacaaaaaacacatttaaaaacaattacaacaatTACAGTTTGTTGTTAAACGTGTGATGTGTTGTGGGTGAAGTCGGGGGCTCTGGGTCCATGTGTACGTGCTCACGCTCGTGTCCATGCTCGTGCTCACGCCCGTGACCATGCTCACGCCCGTGACCATGCTCACACTCACGCTTGTGCTCACGCCCGTGTCCATGCTCGTGCTCACGCCCGTGACCATGCTCACACTCACGCTCGTGCTCACGCCCGTGTCCATGCTCGTGCTCACGCTTTGTGAAAAGACGTTTGTGttgtaattatgttttattacatGAGActggtaaataaatgatttaaagacGAGCAGCGTTCACTTCAGCTTCTGTGATTAATGACAAATGCACACGTTGAGGGTGAGGAGTGAGAGTGGGGAGACGATGGTGTGATACTTGTAACTGTTACTGTCGTTAACGTCAAAGTGTGGAGGGTTCTACAAAGTATTGAGTCTGATAAAGCACTAAGAGCCTGTGGCCTTGACCGTGATCGTGACGTTGACCGGTTCGTTGTCGTCTCCGGGTGGAGGAGCATGgctggagggggaggaggagggggtggcaCTCATGGGGGAGATTGTGAGGGGTGAGGCAGCCCGGGGTAAAGCCATGGATGGACCTGAAAAAGAAGTAGATGAGTGATGTGAATTTGACGTCAGATTCTTTGTCAAAGGCTGTTGTACCAGTAACATTAGTTAGTGATTACACTAAATactgtttgtattttaaaactgtaaacatgtgTCCATATATTCTGTGTTCCAAAAAAGTGATTGAGAAACATTTGTACAGTGTGGTCATGATAGggtttgttaaaacaacaactgtcGTGGCCTAAGACTTACACACAGTGCTGTGTATATAACAAACACTAAGATGTTCATTTTGTAGCATGtgaaatgttgtgtgtgtgtgtttctcttgcCTGAGCTCGAAGATCCACCGATCTCCTCCATTCCTCCCCCTGAGCCTCGCACCATCTCATCTTCTGGGAAGTTGATGTTTTCTCTCGACTGGCTGtgctgcctgcacacacacacacacacacatacacacacattattattatctgttaACATCGCTACAAACATTCTattataatatcaataatatctCCAGATACTCACGAGCCAAACAGCATGTCATGAAGCCCTGCAGGaggtaaaaacacaatattaacgTTTTATATAAAAACCGTTACcgtgctggtgtttgtgttgttgctggtgtttgtgttgttgctcttaatgtgctgtgtgtgtgttgctgtgtttgtgttgtttttgtttgtttgtttgtgtttggtgtttgcctgtgtgtgttgtttgtttgtgttgttgctggtgtttgtgttgttgctggtgtttgtgtttttttgtttgtttgtgttgttgtttgtgtttgctgttttgtgtttgctgtttgtttgtgttgtttgtgtttgtgtgtgtgttgtgctggtgtttgtgttgtttgtgttgctggtgtttgtgttgttgctggtgtttgtgttgttgctggtgtttgtgttgtttctgtgtgtttggtgctggtgtttgtgtttggtgttgtttctggtgtttgtgttgttgctggtgtttgtgttgtttctgtgtttgtgttgtttctggtgtttgtgttgttgctggtgttgtgttgttgctggtgtttgtgttgtttctggtGTTTGTgg
This genomic stretch from Solea senegalensis isolate Sse05_10M linkage group LG13, IFAPA_SoseM_1, whole genome shotgun sequence harbors:
- the chek1 gene encoding serine/threonine-protein kinase Chk1, with protein sequence MAVPFVQDWDLVQTLGEGAYGEVRLLVNRQTEEAVAVKVIDTSQSKECAENVKKEVCVHKVLNHSNIVRFFGHRKEGPTVYLFLEYCTGGELFDRIEPDVGMAEKDAHRFFQQLIAAVEYLHSVGITHRDIKPENILLDDKDNLKLSDFGLATMFRFKGRERLLNRLCGTLPYVAPELLGQLEYKAQPADIWACGIVLAAMLAGELPWDQPTESCQEYSDWVQKKTYLPPWKKIQPLPLSLLSKLLLSSPDTRASISDVQKDRWFTQGVKQASSSGGNKLLRADVGLNSRANSDDKMQFSSSQPDLAAGAWEAMLLISQTDGQVSFSQPTKPEHMLLGSQLLGTPGASQSPWQRLVRRMTRFFTAVNADASLSALKDVCDGLALGFKLNCTKQVTLSTLDKRNNKLIFKVHLLEMNHRVLLDFRLSKGDGLEFKRLFVKIKQKLGDIISTQKILHPIV